Proteins encoded within one genomic window of Ranitomeya variabilis isolate aRanVar5 chromosome 4, aRanVar5.hap1, whole genome shotgun sequence:
- the GUCA2A gene encoding guanylin — protein MWPRVLCLLALIHLSAGVIVKVGDLTFPLESVKKLKEVVDGRTLAEDRAQADNIPVYEKICSSHVFPELRDLCDSEQTALIAETLRGLGRVADNMDACEVCAFAACSGC, from the exons ATGTGGCCCCGGGTGCTGTGCCTCCTCGCCCTCATTCACCTCAGCGCAGGAGTCATAGTGAAG GTCGGAGACCTCACTtttcctcttgagtctgtgaagAAGCTGAAGGAAGTTGTGGATGGCAGGACGCTGGCTGAGGACCGTGCACAGGCCGACAATATCCCTGTGTATGAGAAGATCTGCAGCAGCCACGTTTTCCCAGAACTGCGGGATCTGTGCGACTCTGAGCAAACAGCGCTGATTGCAGAGACACTGCGCGGACTCG GACGGGTCGCAGATAACATGGATGCATGTGAAGTTTGCGCATTTGCAGCATGCAGTGGCTGCTAA